The following nucleotide sequence is from Mycobacterium sp. Z3061.
ATCCACCAGCCGCAACGTCCGCGCGCGGGCCCGCTCCAGATCGCCGGCCAACTGCTCTCGTGCTGTCACTGCTCCCCTTGCGCCGCGCGGGCGGCCTGCGCGACCGTGGCGGCGATTCCATGTTCGATGACGCGGTCGGAGAAGTCGTCGGCCGGACATCGTCCGGTTTCGACGTTGAGCATCAATTGCTGCATCGTGTCGGCGAGTTCGGCCGGAGCCCGCTCGGCGGCGATGGACAGGCACCGGTTGGCGGCCGCGTAGAGCCGCCGATCGCGCAGGCCCAGCCGCGCTGCGGTGTCCCAGGAGGTGGCGACCGGTTCGACGGCCTCGGCGGCCAGGTCAGCGGCGGCCGGATCGTCGAGCAGGGTCGTCAGCGTGAAGACCAGCGCGGGCCAGACCGCGTCGGGAACGCTGTCGAGGTAGCGGATCTCCAGCCACTGCCGCGGCCGCACCGGCGGGAACAACGTGGTCAGGTGATATTCCAGGTCGGCGATGGTGGGGCGGCGGTCGCCGAGCAGCACCCGGCCGTCCACCCAGTCGGTGAACGGCACGTAATACGTGACCGCCGTCGCGTCCGGAGCATGGACCATCATCACGGGCGCCTTCAGCGCGTACCGGGCCCAGTCGGTGCCGGGATCGTCCCCGCTGACTCCCAGCACGGGGCCACATCGCGCCGAGTCCATTTGACCCCACACCCACTGCCGGGTGGACTGCCAACCGGAGAACTCGCCGGCCAGCATCGGGGAGTTCGCCGCGATGGCGATCATCGTCGGACCCAGCGCGTGCGCCAGGCGTACCCGATCGGCCCAGCCCGCCTGCGGTCCCGCGTCCAGGTTGAGCTGGATCGACGCCGTCGAAGTCATCATCGCCGCGCCAGCCGATCCACTGTCGCTGGCGGCGAAGAACTGTTCCATGGCGCGATACCGGGCTCCCGGGTTGATCCGCTCCGGCGACCGCAGCGGGTCTGCGCCCAAGAAGACCAAACCCAGACCAGCCTCGGCCAGCGCGCTCCTCAGCACGACCTGGTCGCCGGCCATCGCATCGATAGCGGGCAGCACGCCGTCGGCGGGCGGACCCGAGAGTTCGACGGCACCACCGGGCTCCACGGTGACGGCGCTGCCGCCCGGCAGCGGTTTGAGCCACTTCAGCACGGCGCTGATCTCGTCCCAGCTCGGCCGGCGCAGCGGATCGGCCGGATCGAAGCAGTGCGCCTCCAGTTCCAGACCGACGCGTCCCACCGGTCCATCGACAAGACAGCCTTCGGAGATGTGCTTCGCGACGGCGGCCGAGCTGGTCAGCTCGGCGTTGGCCACATCGATGTCGTCCAGCTGCGGGCCCGCGGTAGCGGCGATGCGCGTCATTTCACGATCCCTCCGGGGCAGCTGGATGCGCAGCTATCGAAACGATAACCACCATCACTTCATCTTCCAGAGAGCACCGACATATTCCCGACCTTTTCAGCTGCACGAGGGAGATGGATACCCAATTCTCGCCTCGGCTACTGGCCCAGCGCGTTCTGCATCGCCCCGGCCAACACATTGACCGCCGGGCCGGCGTTGCCAGATTGGCAGACCTTGGCCTGGAGCAACACGTTTTCACGCAGCCGGGTTTGAACGAAGCACCGGCGATCGGTTCCCGCCTCCTGCTTGGTCCAATTCGCGTCGGTGGCCCCGGCCGGGCCGCCGGAGAACGACCACACCTGGGTGGTGCCGTTGTCCAGATGCATCGGGGTGGTCTGACCCGAGCAACCCACCGTGCGATCGACGACACGGTGGAAAGCCCGGTCGGCCGCGTCGTTGGTAGCGAAGACTCCGACCGCCTGCTTGACGAGGTGATTCTGGTCGCTGGCCGACGTCTGCGCGGTGGCCCCGTTGAACGCTGCCAGGTCGGGGTCGTTATACACCTCGGGCAGGCCGATCTCAGCCCAGTTGTTACAGACCGGCAGATCCACCGAGTAGGCCTGGAACGGCTCGGTGAACACTGCTTCCCACCCCATCGGGGCGCCGACGATGTTGCCGACCGATCCTTTGCCGAGCACGGCGTAGGACACCACTCCCGGTTCCGACGGATGGGCCGCAGCGCTGGCCGCGCCGCCGATGGCCAGGCCGATGCCCACCGCTGTGACGGCAAGCCGCATCCGGCTTAGACCCGGGCCGAGACGGTGACGTCGACGTTGCCCTTGGTGGCCTTGGAGTACGGGCACACCTGGTGGGCCTGGTGGACCAGGTCGTCGGCCGTGCCCTGCTCGAGCCCTGGCAGGTGGCCGACGATCGCGCCGGTGAGCCCGAACCCTCCGTCGGGGTCCTTGCCGAACCCGATCTCGACCGTGACGTCGGTGGCGTCATCCAGCTTGACCTTCGCCTTGCCCGCCACCAACCTCAGCGCACCCAGGAAGCAGGCGGCGTAGCCGGCGGCGAACAACTGCTCGGGGTTGGTGCCCTCGCCGTTGCCGCCCATCGCCTTCGGCGG
It contains:
- a CDS encoding sensor domain-containing protein — its product is MRLAVTAVGIGLAIGGAASAAAHPSEPGVVSYAVLGKGSVGNIVGAPMGWEAVFTEPFQAYSVDLPVCNNWAEIGLPEVYNDPDLAAFNGATAQTSASDQNHLVKQAVGVFATNDAADRAFHRVVDRTVGCSGQTTPMHLDNGTTQVWSFSGGPAGATDANWTKQEAGTDRRCFVQTRLRENVLLQAKVCQSGNAGPAVNVLAGAMQNALGQ
- a CDS encoding organic hydroperoxide resistance protein, whose translation is MSIEVVYTTAATATGGGRDGHVKSDDGRVDLDTRPPKAMGGNGEGTNPEQLFAAGYAACFLGALRLVAGKAKVKLDDATDVTVEIGFGKDPDGGFGLTGAIVGHLPGLEQGTADDLVHQAHQVCPYSKATKGNVDVTVSARV
- the egtA gene encoding ergothioneine biosynthesis glutamate--cysteine ligase EgtA, whose protein sequence is MTRIAATAGPQLDDIDVANAELTSSAAVAKHISEGCLVDGPVGRVGLELEAHCFDPADPLRRPSWDEISAVLKWLKPLPGGSAVTVEPGGAVELSGPPADGVLPAIDAMAGDQVVLRSALAEAGLGLVFLGADPLRSPERINPGARYRAMEQFFAASDSGSAGAAMMTSTASIQLNLDAGPQAGWADRVRLAHALGPTMIAIAANSPMLAGEFSGWQSTRQWVWGQMDSARCGPVLGVSGDDPGTDWARYALKAPVMMVHAPDATAVTYYVPFTDWVDGRVLLGDRRPTIADLEYHLTTLFPPVRPRQWLEIRYLDSVPDAVWPALVFTLTTLLDDPAAADLAAEAVEPVATSWDTAARLGLRDRRLYAAANRCLSIAAERAPAELADTMQQLMLNVETGRCPADDFSDRVIEHGIAATVAQAARAAQGEQ